In the genome of Geotrypetes seraphini chromosome 16, aGeoSer1.1, whole genome shotgun sequence, one region contains:
- the PGLS gene encoding 6-phosphogluconolactonase, producing MAAGLGRLVQVFPSAPELAASLWQLLVQEEARALASPRRRFCLALSGGSLVALLSRDPPRAEALSAHSWLLAFCDERLLDFGHPESTYGAYRTSLFSKIAIPENQVIAINPSLPVEEAAADYARKLKEEFPEDDIPIFDLLVLGLGPDGHTASLFPDHPLLEEEEKIVAPISDSPKPPPQRVTLTLPVLNAARTVVFVAIGENKATILKHVLETEEKDPLPAARVQPHSGKLLWFLDDAAARELTGPVEKHSVL from the exons ATGGCCGCCGGCCTCGGGCGTCTGGTGCAGGTGTTCCCGTCGGCGCCCGAGCTGGCCGCGTCGCTGTGGCAGCTGCTCGTGCAGGAGGAGGCCCGGGCTCTGGCCTCCCCCCGCCGCCGCTTCTGCCTGGCGCTGTCGGGCGGGAGCCTGGTGGCGCTGCTGAGCCGGGACCCCCCCCGGGCCGAGGCCCTCAGCGCCCACAGCTGGCTGCTCGCCTTCTGCGACGAGAGGCTGCTGGACTTTGGCCACCCCGAGAGCACCTACGGGGCCTACCGG ACAAGCCTCTTCTCCAAGATTGCCATCCCCGAGAACCAGGTGATCGCCATTAACCCTTCGCTGCCTGTGGAAGAGGCCGCCGCAGACTATGCCAGGAAACTGAAGGAG GAGTTTCCAGAGGACGATATTCCCATCTTCGACCTGCTCGTTTTGGGCTTGGGCCCGGATGGACACACTGCGTCCTTGTTTCCAGACCACCCGCTATTAGAG GAGGAGGAGAAGATAGTTGCACCAATCAGTGATTCCCCCAAGCCGCCACCCCAGCGAGTGACGCTGACGCTGCCCGTGCTGAATGCAGCACGCACTGTGGTCTTCGTGGCAATCGGAGAGAACAAAGCCACCATCTTGAAG CATGTCCTTGAAACAGAAGAGAAGGACCCTTTACCCGCGGCCCGTGTCCAGCCGCACAGCGGGAAGTTGCTGTGGTTCCTGGACGATGCAGCCGCCAGGGAGCTGACTGGCCCAGTAGAAAAGCACTCGGTCTTGTAG